The following are from one region of the Silene latifolia isolate original U9 population chromosome 9, ASM4854445v1, whole genome shotgun sequence genome:
- the LOC141602016 gene encoding uncharacterized protein LOC141602016, whose protein sequence is MVSWHGFINTCYICGYQAETMDHLFFTCAYSKEVVKIVGQWIGIMLPTQHFHEWSLRRGQSKIRIDVINVVFNACIYHVWRQRDLSKHELTLICPEKVAATIVDEMKIRIKRCSMKMANTDKIWIRGLIDDAN, encoded by the coding sequence ATGGTTTCATGGCATGGATTTATCAACACCTGCTACATTTGTGGATATCAAGCTGAAACCATGGATCACCTCTTTTTTACATGCGCCTATAGTAAGGAGGTGGTTAAGATAGTTGGTCAATGGATTGGAATCATGCTACCTACCCAGCACTTCCACGAATGGAGCTTGAGAAGGGGGCAATCGAAGATCAGGATTGATGTGATTAATGTTGTCTTCAACGCGTGTATTTATCATGTATGGAGGCAACGAGACTTGAGTAAACATGAACTCACTCTTATATGTCCGGAAAAGGTGGCTGCCACCATTGTTGATGAGATGAAGATCAGGATAAAGAGGTGCTCGATGAAGATGGCTAATACTGATAAGATATGGATTCGAGGACTCATTGATGATGCAAATTGA
- the LOC141602017 gene encoding uncharacterized protein LOC141602017, translated as MSEDTVLTIKGVEAGLGIDQFKGKDKSEVEPSKAQERILYEVDDLYVNVEEDVDYASDELRSLHESKDDEGCSNPTFNPNHDFSKPIKPRLGLTFPSVEVFRKALVKHSVENGYDFYCSHNGRDMVTTHYYNRCKCEWNKKRSKLGKCFCEIKNPCKYRVHARNLTEEIFEITGLHLKHNCVMSTYNRKVGSEYLAEKYIEFWRNNTDWKLEKFQKHVLQDLGIHVTYMRCWLARARAKLMIHGNGKDQYAKVWDYALAILKYNPGSSYFVACDNIERPPPIFKRFYVCLKACKDGFIAGYRPILEVDGCHLRGVYPGMCLVAVGIDGNNNIFPVARAVVEVENRDSWTWFCARHIWANLKLRFSGQLFKDTFWAASRALTRADFSKEMEDMKFLSRDAWAFLNDIPPRHWSRHAFDYSCKSNLLLNNVCEVFNAVLKDARDKPILTQLEWMRKYVM; from the exons ATGA GTGAAGATACTGTGTTAACTATAAAAGGAGTTGAAGCTGGTTTAGGCATTGACCAGTTCAAGGGAAAAGACAAATCTGAAGTTGAACCTTCAAAAGCACAAGAGAGGATTTTATATGAAGTTGATGACTTGTATGTGAATGTGGAGGAAGATGTGGATTATGCCTCAGATGAGTTGAGAAGTTTACATGAATCTAAGGATGATGAGGGGTGTTCTAACCCTACATTTAATCCTAACCATGACTTTAGCAAACCCATAAAGCCGAGGTTAGGGTTAACCTTCCCAAGTGTTGAGGTTTTTAGGAAAGCTCTAGTGAAGCATAGTGTAGAAAATGGCTATGATTTCTACTGCTCACACAATGGAAGAGACATGGTGACAACCCATTATTACAATAGGTGTAAGTGTGAGTGGAACAAGAAGAGGTCAAAGTTGGGAAAGTGTTTTTGTGAGATTAAGAATCCATGTAAATATAGAGTTCATGCTAGGAATCTGACTGaagaaatttttgaaattactgGGTTACACTTGAAGCATAATTGTGTAATGTCCACTTACAATAGGAAAGTGGGTTCTGAATACCTAGCTGAGAAGTACATTGAGTTCTGGAGAAACAATACTGACTGGAAGTTAGAGAAATTCCAGAAACATGTACTACAAGACCTAGGAATTCATGTGACATATATGAGATGTTGGTTGGCAAGAGCTAGGGCAAAGCTGATGATACATGGCAATGGGAAGGATCAATATGCTAAAGTATGGGATTATGCATTAGCAATATTGAAGTACAACCCTGGTAGCTCATATTTTGTGGCGTGTGACAATATTGAGAGACCTCCACCCATATTTAAGAGATTTTATGTCTGCCTAAAAGCATGTAAAGATGGGTTCATAGCAGGATATAGGCCTATACTAGAAGTGGATGGGTGCCATTTGAGGGGTGTATATCCTGGTATGTGTCTGGTGGCAGTAGGGATTGATGGAAACAATAATATATTTCCAGTAGCACGGGCAGTGGTTGAGGTGGAGAATAGGGACAGCTGGACCTG GTTCTGTGCAAGACACATTTGGGCCAATCTGAAATTGAGATTTAGTGGGCAGTTATTCAAAGACACATTTTGGGCAGCATCCAGAGCTTTGACAAGG GCTGATTTCTCAAAAGAAATGGAAGACATGAAATTTTTATCAAGGGATGCATGGGCCTTTTTAAATGACATTCCCCCAAGGCATTGGTCTAGGCATGCATTTGACTATAGTTGTAAGTCAAACCTTCTCTTAAACAATGTTTGTGAAGTATTTAATGCTGTATTGAAAGATGCTAGAGATAAGCCAATACTCACACAATTAGAATGGATGAGAAAGTATGTTATGTAA
- the LOC141600319 gene encoding structural maintenance of chromosomes protein 2-1-like — MHIKEVCLEGFKSYATRTVVPGFDPFFNAITGLNGSGKSNILDSICFVLGITNLQQVRASNLQELVYKQGQAGITKATVSVIFDNSDRNRSPLGYEDCPEITVTRQIVVGGRNKYLINGHLAQPSRVQNLFHSVQLNVNNPHFLIMQGRITKVLNMKPPEILSMLEEAAGTRMYETKKESALKTLEKKQSKVDEIDKLLDHEILPALEKLRKERMQYMQWANGNAELDRLKRFCIAYEYEQAERIKDSAVHEVEQVKAKITEVDTNDHKMKAELQELDTKVSELTAEKEASMGGEIKTLQQKVDALANELVKETSVLRNKEDTISTEKKNADKIKKNIKELKQSVEERAAAVKKAEDGAADLRKRAQELSKDLDDSEKEYQGVLAGKSSQNEEKCMEDQLVDAKAAVGNVEIELKQLKTQISHNEKELKEKNAQFRSKRDEATALEKELNTRKREVEDVTKALESLPYKEDQNQRMDALHQERAIELNEVQKLKDKVRGLNAQLANVEFTYRDPSRNFDRSKVKGVVAKLIKIKDGSTMTALEVVAGGRLFNVVVDTETTGKQLLQNGDLRRRVTIIPLNKIQAHVISPHKEQAATKLVGKENAKLALSLVEYDDELKSAMEYVFGSTFVCKTREAAVKVAFNKEGNVDVREPCVTLEGDIFQPSGLLTGGSRRGGGELLGRLCALAEAESDLNAHLKRLSEIEAEINQLLPLQKKFTELSNQLKLKEYEFELFKGRAEQNEHHKLGELLKKIEQDLSDARSSLKMKQEDHKNFVKKVAALEKSIKELDSSRESRLKDLEKRIKALKAQMQSASKDLKGHENQREKLIMEVDAVSEECASLESQLDSLVTQIQSLVSEVDEQKVKVASIKENHDQTESDLNAVRLKMKECDLQISRILKEQQKLQSKISDATLERKKMENEVRRMEEEQKDCSLKVDRLIEKHAWIASEKQLFGRSGSDYDFSSRDPHEARVLLERLQTEQSSLEKRVNKKVMAMFEKAEDEYNDLLSKKNIIENDKAKIKKVIEELDEKKKETLKVTWVKVNSDFGSIFSTLLPGTTAKLEPPEGGTFLDGLEVRVAFGGVWKQSLSELSGGQRSLLALSLILALLLFKPAPLYILDEVDAALDLSHTQNIGRMIKSHFPHSQFIVVSLKEGMFNNANVIFRTKFVDGVSTVQRTVAAKHK, encoded by the exons ATGCACATTAAAGAGGTATGCTTGGAAGGTTTCAAATCCTACGCAACCCGGACAGTTGTCCCGGGTTTCGATCCCTTCTTTAATGCCATTACCGGGTTAAATGGTTCCGGCAAGTCCAACATTCTAGACTCAATCTGCTTTGTTCTTGGCATTACTAATTTGCAGCAAGTTCGCGCTTCCAATCTCCAGGAACTCGTCTACAAACAAGGCCAGGCTGGCATTACTAAGGCTACTGTCTCCGTTATTTTTGATAATTCCGATCGTAATAGGAGCCCCCTTGGTTATGAGGATTGTCCTGAGATTACTGTCACTCGTCAG ATTGTGGTTGGAGGCAGAAACAAATACCTTATCAATGGGCACCTTGCTCAACCTAGCAGGGTTCAAAATCTCTTCCACTCAGTTCAGCTCAATGTGAATAACCCACATTTTCTCATTATGCAAGGGCGTATTACAAAAGTTTTGAACATGAAGCCTCCTGAAATATTGTCTATGCTTGAAGAGGCTGCTGGAACTAGGATGTATGAGACAAAGAAAGAGTCTGCTTTGAAAACACTCGAGAAAAAACAGAGCAAAGTTGATGAGATTGACAAGCTTCTCGATCACGAAATCCTGCCTGCTTTGGAGAAGCTGAGAAAGGAAAGAATGCAGTACATGCAATGGGCTAATGGAAATGCCGAGTTAGATCGGCTCAAAAGGTTCTGCATTGCTTATGAGTATGAGCAAGCGGAGAGAATTAAGGATAGCGCAGTCCATGAAGTGGAACAAGTAAAGGCTAAAATTACTGAGGTTGACACAAATGACCATAAAATGAAGGCTGAACTGCAAGAATTGGATACCAAAGTATCCGAGTTAACTGCTGAAAAAGAAGCTAGTATGGGCGGTGAAATCAAAACCCTGCAACAAAAAGTAGATGCTTTGGCTAATGAACTTGTCAAGGAGACGTCAGTTCTGAGAAACAAGGAGGATACTATCTCAACTGAAAAAAAGAATGCTGATAAG ATCAAGAAAAATATTAAAGAACTGAAGCAGTCTGTGGAAGAGAGAGCCGCTGCCGTAAAAAAGGCTGAAGATGGTGCAGCTGATCTTAGAAAAAGAGCTCAAGAACTGTCTAAGGATCTGGATGACTCTGAAAAAGAATACCAG GGTGTGCTGGCTGGAAAGAGCAGCCAGAATGAAGAGAAATGCATGGAGGATCAGTTAGTCGATGCTAAAGCAGCAGTTGGAAATGTAGAAATAGAGCTTAAGCAGCTGAAAACACAAATTAGCCATAATGAGAAAGAGCTGAAAGAGAAAAATGCTCAGTTCAGGTCAAAGCGTGATGAGGCTACTGCCCTAGAAAAGGAACTGAATACTAGGAAAAGAGAAGTGGAAGATGTTACAAAGGCGTTGGAGTCCCTTCCATATAAAGAAGATCAAAATCAACGAATGGATGCTCTACATCAG GAGCGTGCTATTGAATTGAATGAGGTACAGAAACTGAAAGATAAAGTAAGGGGACTTAACGCGCAGTTGGCAAATGTTGAGTTCACTTACCGTGATCCTAGCAGGAACTTTGATAGGTCAAAAGTAAAAGGTGTTGTCGCAAAGCTAATCAAAATTAAAGATGGATCCACAATGACTGCTCTAGAG GTAGTAGCTGGTGGGCGGCTGTTCAATGTTGTTGTTGATACAGAAACTACAGGTAAACAACTTCTGCAAAATGGGGATCTTCGACGAAGAGTCACCATTATTCCTCTAAACAAAATTCAAGCCCATGTTATATCACCTCATAAAGAGCAAGCTGCCACCAAGTTG GTTGGAAAGGAGAATGCCAAACTGGCGCTATCTTTAGTGGAATATGATGATGAATTAAAG AGTGCAATGGAGTATGTTTTCGGATCCACCTTCGTGTGCAAGACCAGGGAAGCTGCAGTAAAG GTTGCCTTCAATAAAGAAGGCAATGTTGATGTTCGGGAACCATGTGTCACTCTTGAAGGTGATATATTTCAGCCAAGTGGTCTATTGACTGGTGGAAGTCGCAG GGGTGGCGGTGAATTGCTTGGACGTCTTTGTGCTTTAGCAGAGGCTGAGTCAGATCTTAATGCTCACCTAAAGAGATTATCTGAAATAGAAGCTGAG ATTAATCAGCTCCTTCCTCTGCAAAAGAAGTTCACTGAATTGAGCAACCAGCTGAAACTGAAGGAATACGAGTTTGAATTGTTCAAAGGCCGTGCTGAACAAAATGAACATCACAAG CTGGGAGAATTATTGAAGAAGATTGAGCAGGATCTCTCAGATGCAAGGTCTAGTTTGAAGATGAAGCAAGAAGATCATAAAAACTTTGTTAAAAAGGTGGCAGCTCTTGAGAAGTCAATTAAAGAATTAGATAGCAGTAGGGAGTCCAGACTCAAAGATCTGGAGAAGAGGATTAAGGCTTTGAAAGCTCAAATGCAGTCAGCCTCAAAGGATCTCAAG GGGCATGAGAATCAAAGAGAAAAACTTATAATGGAAGTGGACGCCGTATCTGAGGAATGCGCTTCATTGGAAAGCCAGCTTGATTCTCTAGTGACACAAATTCAAAGTTTGGTATCAGAAGTTGATGAGCAAAAAGTCAAG GTGGCTTCCATAAAGGAAAACCATGACCAAACTGAATCTGACCTTAACGCAGTCCGTTTAAAGATGAAGGAATGTGACTTGCAAATCAGTCGTATATTGAAAGAGCAGCAGAAGCTTCAAAGCAAAATTAGTGACGCAACCCTCGAAAGAAAGAAGATGGAAAATGAG GTGAGAAGGATGGAGGAAGAACAGAAAGATTGCTCCTTGAAGGTTGATAGATTAATTGAGAAACATGCTTGGATAGCATCTGAGAAGCAGCTCTTTGGAAGAAGTGGAAGTGACTATGACTTTTCATCACGTGATCCGCACGAAGCAAGAGTGTTATTAGAGAGATTACAGACAGAACAATCAAG CTTAGAGAAAAGAGTCAACAAAAAggttatggcaatgtttgagaaGGCGGAAGATGAATACAATGATTTGTTATCAAAAAAGAACATAATTGAG AATGACAAGGCAAAGATCAAGAAGGTTATTGAGGAGCTtgatgaaaagaagaaagagacaTTAAAAGTCACATGGGTGAAAGTGAACTC tGACTTTGGATCCATCTTTTCCACATTATTGCCAGGAACGACGGCAAAGTTGGAACCTCCTGAAGGTGGGACCTTTTTAGATGGCCTTGAGGTTCGTGTTGCATTTGGAGGAGTTTGGAAGCAGTCGTTGTCAGAACTAAGTGGAGGACAGCGGTCTTTGCTTGCTCTGTCTTTGATATTGGCGCTGCTTCTGTTCAAGCCCGCTCCTCTTTACATACTTGATGAG GTTGATGCAGCTCTTGATTTGAGCCACACACAAAATATTGGACGGATGATCAAATCCCACTTCCCACACTCACAG TTCATTGTGGTTTCCCTTAAAGAAGGAATGTTCAACAACGCAAATGTCATATTCCGCACTAAGTTTGTCGATGGAGTTTCTACTGTTCAAAGAACTGTGGCCGCTAAGCACAAGTGA
- the LOC141600320 gene encoding glycine cleavage system H protein 2, mitochondrial-like: MALRLFASRAASRLGISSVFPRTFATVIGDLKYTDSHEWVKVEGNSATVGITDHAQVHLGDVVYVELPEEGASVTQGSAFGAVESVKATSDVNSPVSGKVIQVNEKLTESPGLINGNPYGQGWIMKVEVSDAGELNALMDSKKYSQFCEEEDAKH, translated from the exons ATGGCGCTACGATTGTTTGCATCAAGAGCCGCCTCCAGACTTGGGATCTCTTCTGTTTTCCCCAGAACTTTTGCTACTG TAATTGGAGATCTAAAATACACTGATTCTCATGAATGGGTCAAAGTCGAGGGTAATTCGGCTACCGTGGGGATAACAGACCACGCTCAAGTCCATTTGGGCGACGTAGTTTATGTGGAGTTGCCTGAAGAGGGAGCTAGTGTCACTCAGGGCAGTGCATTCGGTGCAGTGGAGAGCGTCAAGGCTACTAGTGATGTTAATTCTCCGGTTTCTGGGAAAGTGATTCAAGTCAACGAAAAACTCACAGAATCACCTGGATTGATAAATGGAAACCCTTATGGCCAAGGATGGATTATGAAGGTGGAAGTAAGCGATGCGGGAGAACTTAATGCCTTGATGGATTCTAAGAAGTACAGCCAATTCTGTGAGGAAGAAGATGCAAAGCATTGA
- the LOC141600321 gene encoding conserved oligomeric Golgi complex subunit 7 codes for MMVDLAAFSEENFDAKKWINNAVEARHPHDPLEKHLVDLEMKLQMMSEEISASLEEQSSAAILRVPRASREVIRLRDDALSLRSSVVSILDKLKQAEGSAAESIAALATIDTVKCRMEAAYETLQDAAGLTQLSSTVEDVFASGDLPRAAETLASMRHCLSAVGEVAEFANVRKQLEVLEDRLDSMVQPRLTDALSNRKVDVAQEMRGILVRIGRAKSFELYYTKVHLRPIKQLWDEFDSRQLTYKLAAEKIDGERLSNADEFQSNSSSLSFSSWLPTFYDELLLHLEQEWKWCMTAFPDDYKTLVPKLLMETMSIVNSSFTSRINLATGDVVPETKALARGILDLMSSGDMPKGIKIESKHLDAIIELHNMTSTFARNIQHMFSESEINILLDTLKAVYSPFETFKQRYGQMERIILSSEISKLDLRGAVTRGVGAQGIELSETVRRMEESIPQVILLLEAAVERCVNFTGGSEADELILSLDDIMLQYIAALNETLKSLRAVCGVDNTSDITKKDLGLDKKDGTHARKTDLISNEEEWSIVQGALQILTVADCLTSRSSVFEASLRATVARLSTSLSLSVFGSSLDQNQRHSHVYDGNGGSTITGRAALDMATVRLVDTPDKARKLFNLLEQSKDPRFHALPLASQRVAAFAETVNELVYDVLISKVRQRLSDVSRMPIWSSVEEASAFPLPSFSTYPQSYVTSVGEYLLTLPQQLEPLAEGIASDEANADEAQFFATEWMFKVAEGATAIYMEQLRGIQYITDRGAQQLSADIDYLSNVLSALSVPIPLVLSTFQTCLSAPRDQLKDVIRSESGSQLDLPTANLVCKMRRVNLDQ; via the exons ATGATGGTAGATTTAGCGGCATTCTCGGAGGAGAATTTCGACGCGAAGAAATGGATAAACAATGCGGTGGAGGCGCGTCATCCTCACGATCCATTAGAGAAGCATTTGGTTGATCTAGAAATGAAGCTCCAAATGATGTCAGAAGAGATCTCCGCTTCTCTCGAAGAACAAAGTTCTGCTGCTATATTGCGTGTACCACGCGCCTCGCGTGAAGTTATTCGACTTCGTGATGACGCCCTTTCTCTTCGTTCTTCTGTTGTGTCTATCCTTGACAAGCTTAAACAG GCGGAAGGCTCTGCTGCAGAATCAATAGCAGCTCTTGCTACAATTGATACTGTCAAGTGTAGAATGGAAGCTGCGTATGAGACATTGCAG GATGCTGCTGGCTTAACGCAATTGAGCTCAACAGTCGAGGATGTTTTTGCAAGTGGTGATCTTCCACGTGCTGCAGAAACCTTAGCTAGCATGAGGCATTGCTTGTCCGCTGTAGGGGAG GTTGCTGAATTTGCGAATGTGAGGAAGCAACTGGAGGTTTTAGAGGATAGGTTGGATTCTATGGTGCAGCCTCGCCTGACAGATGCATTGTCTAACCGTAAG GTTGATGTTGCTCAAGAGATGCGAGGAATTCTTGTGCGTATTGGTAGAGCCAAGTCTTTTGAACTGTATTACACTAAGGTTCACCTCAGACCCATAAAGCAGCTGTGGGATGAATTTGATTCTAGACAGCTTACATATAAATTGGCCGCTGAGAAAATTGATGGAGAAAGGCTGTCAAATGCAGATGAGTTCCAGTCAAACTCTTCATCCCTTTCCTTCTCTAGTTGGTTGCCAACTTTCTACGATGAATTGCTACTTCATCTTGAGCAAGAATGGAAATG GTGCATGACTGCTTTCCCAGATGACTATAAAACGTTGGTTCCAAAATTATTAATGGAGACTATGTCAATTGTTAATTCAAGCTTCACTTCCCGTATCAACCTGGCAACTGGAGATGTTGTTCCTGAAACAAAAGCGCTGGCTAGAG GTATCTTGGATTTAATGTCTTCTGGTGATATGCCCAAGGGTATAAAGATCGAGTCCAAGCATCTTGATGCAATTATTGAACTACACAACATGACCAGTACTTTCGCTAGAAACATCCAACATATGTTTTCAGAATCGGAGATCAATATATTGCTCGACACACTGAAGGCAGTTTACTCTCCTTTTGAGACATTCAAACAAAG ATATGGGCAAATGGAGCGTATTATTCTCTCTTCTGAGATCAGTAAATTAGATCTAAGAGGAGCTGTTACTCGTGGAGTGGGTGCACAGGGAATCGAGTTGAGTGAAACAGTTCGAAGGATGGAGGAATCCATTCCTCAAGTCATTTTACTTCTAGAAGCCGCAGTTGAGAGATGCGTCAATTTTACTGGTGGTTCTGAGGCCGATGAGCTTATTCTTTCCCTGGATGACATAATGTTGCAGTACATTGCTGCCTTGAATGAAACATTGAAATCTTTAAGAGCCGTTTGTGGGGTAGATAATACATCCGATATTACAAAAAAAGATTTAGGATTGGATAAGAAAGATGGGACACACGCTCGTAAAACAGACTTAATCTCAAATGAGGAAGAATGGTCCATTGTTCAAGGTGCACTCCAGATTCTCACAGTTGCTGATTGTTTGACAAGTAGATCATCAGTCTTCGAAGCTTCTTTAAGGGCTACTGTTGCTAGATTAAGCACGAGTCTCTCTTTATCGGTGTTTGGCTCTAGCCTGGACCAAAACCAGAGGCATTCACATGTTTATGATGGAAATGGGGGCTCAACGATAACTGGAAGAGCTGCTTTAGATATGGCTACCGTACGGTTAGTTGACACTCCTGATAAAGCTCGGAAGCTATTTAACCTTCTTGAACAG TCTAAAGACCCTCGGTTTCATGCGCTACCACTTGCATCTCAGCGAGTTGCCGCATTTGCAGAAACCGTCAACGAACTTGTTTATGATGTCCTGATATCAAAAGTCCGGCAACGCCTTAGCGATGTGTCACGCATGCCAATATGGTCTTCTGTGGAGGAGGCTAGTGCTTTCCCTCTCCCAAGCTTCAGCACGTACCCTCAATCTTATGTTACTAGTGTTGGAGAATATCTTCTTACTTTACCTCAACAATTGGAGCCCCTTGCAGAAGGTATTGCCAGTGATGAAGCCAATGCCGATGAGGCCCAGTTTTTTGCTACAGAATGGATGTTTAAG GTTGCAGAGGGTGCTACTGCGATATACATGGAGCAGTTGCGTGGAATTCAGTACATAACAGATCGTGGAGCACAACAGTTATCAGCTGATATAGACTACCTGTCAAATGTTCTATCGGCTTTATCAGTACCAATTCCTCTAGTACTATCCACTTTCCAAACTTGCCTTTCAGCTCCAAGAGACCAACTGAAAGATGTCATCAGGTCAGAGTCTGGGAGCCAGCTTGACTTGCCCACAGCTAATCTTGTATGCAAGATGCGTCGTGTGAATCTTGACCAATGA